From the genome of Salmonella enterica subsp. houtenae serovar Houten:
TCAGTTTTGATTTTGGTTCATCAAGCGCCCGCCCCGCCGCGGCAAACCCACCCTCTTCGACCACATGCACAAACCACGCAAAATCATTGAGATCCGTTTTTATCATTACATTGTCCTATTAATGGAACAGTATGAGCCATTTTAGCCACTACCCAACCTTTTGTCATGAATATAAGCTTATTCACATCAAGACAACGCCACCGAGGAGAACACAATGAAACAGATTACAGGCGTCTATACCGCACCTCGCCCGCACTGGGTTGGCGATGGTTTTCCGGTTCGCTCACTCTTTTCTTATCAGTCACATGCGCAGCAGTTGAGTCCGTTCCTGCTGCTGGATTATGCCGGGCCGCACACATTTACGCCGGGTAATGAAAAACGCGGCGTTGGAGAGCATCCACACCGCAGTTTCGAGACCGTGACGATTGTTTATAGCGGCGAAGTCGAGCACCGGGACTCTACCGGTCGCGGAGGCGTTATCGGCCCGGGCGACGTTCAGTGGATGACCGCAGGCGCAGGCATTTTGCATGAAGAGTTCCACTCTGACGCGTTTACCCGTCAGGGCGGCGAACTGGAAATGGTGCAGTTGTGGGTTAACCTCCCAATGAAGGACAAAATGACCACCCCGGGTTATCAAAGCATTACCCACGATGTTATCCCGACCGTTACGCTGCCGGATGACGCCGGAACCGTGCGGGTCATCGCAGGGCGTTATGAAGAGACAAAAGGCCCGGCGCACACTTTCTCGCCGCTCAATGTCTGGGATATGCGCTTGCAACGCAATCGCCAGCTTACATTGGCACAGCCGGAAGGATGGAGCACCGCGCTGGTGGTACTGAAAGGCAATATCACGGTGAACGGCACGACGCCGGTCAACGAAGCGCAACTGGTGGTGTTGAGCCAGCAAGGGAAAGCGCTGCACCTTGAGGCCAGCAGCGACGCCAGCGTATTGCTGTTATCAGGCGAGCCGCTGAATGAACCGATTGTGGGTTACGGCCCATTTGTGATGAACACGAAACAAGAGATCGCAGAAGCAGTCCGCGATTTCAACTCCGGCCGTTTTGGTCAAATCTGAAAACATGAAGGAGAACACGATGTCCAGTCCTGCTAATTTTAATGGTTTGCGCCCGGTAATTGATGTTAACGATTCCGTGATGCTTTTAATCGATCATCAAAGCGGTCTTTTCCAGACCGTAGGCGATATGCCAATGCCGGAATTACGCGCTCGCGCCGCGGCGTTGGCGAAGATGGCGACGTTAGCGAAAATGCCGGTCATTACCACGGCATCCGTACCGCAGGGTCCGAACGGCCCGCTGATCCCGGAGATCCACGCTAATGCGCCACATGCGCAGTACATTGCGCGCAAAGGTGAAATTAACGCCTGGGATAACGAAGATTTCGTTAACGCGGTAAAAGCGACCGGTCGTAAGACGCTGATCATTGCCGGGACGATTACCAGCGTATGCATGGCATTCCCGGCCATTAGCGCGGTAGCGGAAGGTTATAAAGTATTTGCCGTGATCGACGCATCCGGCACCTACAGCAAGATGGCGCAGGAGATCACCCTGGCGCGTATCGTACAGGCTGGCGTCGTACCGATGGATACCGCGGCGGTCGCCTCTGAGCTGCAAGGTACCTGGAACCGTGAAGACGCCGCTGCGTGGGCCGACGTTTATACTCAGGTATTCCCGGCCTATCAACTGCTGATCGAAAGCTACAGCAAAGCGCAGGATGTGGTGAAAAACAACGAGATGTTGGATTCACAGCGCTAATTTGCCTCCCCGCGCCAGCTTGGGCGGGGATTATGTCTATTGCATGAGCAAACGACAGTGAATATGTAAATTCTGCTTGACCGTTTTAGCGCAACTCCCTATAGTAGCGCCCCGTTGCCCCCCAAGCGGTCAGGCAGCAATACAATATGGTGAGGTGTCCGAGTGGCTGAAGGAGCACGCCTGGAAAGTGTGTATACGGCAACGTATCGGGGGTTCGAATCCCCCCCTCACCGCCATATTCAAGAAAGAGCTCGTACGAAAGTACGGGCTTTTTTTTCGTGTTAAGCCCCCGTCCATTGCCGGATGATGGCGCAATTTACAAGCGCCTTATCCGCCTACCGCGGGCACAGCACCATCAGGCTAACTATTATTCGGCATAAAAAAACCGGGCGCTAAGGCCCGGTTTGTACGACAGTGGAACGAAGATTAATGCGCGGCTTCCGGCTTGTGCTTTTGCGCACTCTGAAAGCCATACGTCAACGCACTTTTCTCTTTATCCAGCGCGACGGTGACCTGT
Proteins encoded in this window:
- the ycaC_3 gene encoding Isochorismatase family protein, whose translation is MSSPANFNGLRPVIDVNDSVMLLIDHQSGLFQTVGDMPMPELRARAAALAKMATLAKMPVITTASVPQGPNGPLIPEIHANAPHAQYIARKGEINAWDNEDFVNAVKATGRKTLIIAGTITSVCMAFPAISAVAEGYKVFAVIDASGTYSKMAQEITLARIVQAGVVPMDTAAVASELQGTWNREDAAAWADVYTQVFPAYQLLIESYSKAQDVVKNNEMLDSQR
- the yhhW_2 gene encoding pirin-like protein, which encodes MKQITGVYTAPRPHWVGDGFPVRSLFSYQSHAQQLSPFLLLDYAGPHTFTPGNEKRGVGEHPHRSFETVTIVYSGEVEHRDSTGRGGVIGPGDVQWMTAGAGILHEEFHSDAFTRQGGELEMVQLWVNLPMKDKMTTPGYQSITHDVIPTVTLPDDAGTVRVIAGRYEETKGPAHTFSPLNVWDMRLQRNRQLTLAQPEGWSTALVVLKGNITVNGTTPVNEAQLVVLSQQGKALHLEASSDASVLLLSGEPLNEPIVGYGPFVMNTKQEIAEAVRDFNSGRFGQI